In one Apteryx mantelli isolate bAptMan1 chromosome 9, bAptMan1.hap1, whole genome shotgun sequence genomic region, the following are encoded:
- the CCL20 gene encoding C-C motif chemokine 20, giving the protein MAGFNCKSLVLASLLGLLVLLLSGPSQAQSNQDCCLSYSKGRLPRWAIKGYTEQLSSEVCDISAIIFHTQSGLNACVNPKEAWVKRHLLWLSQKLKRMSM; this is encoded by the exons ATGGCTGGCTTTAACTGCAAGAGCTTGGTTCTGGCCtccctgctggggctgctggtgcTGTTGCTGTCCGGTCCCTCCCAAG CGCAAAGCAACCAAGATTGCTGCCTCTCCTACAGCAAAGGGCGCCTGCCTCGGTGGGCCATAAAGGGCTATACTGAGCAGCTCTCCAGCGAGGTCTGCGATATCAGTGCAATCAT tttccatACCCAGAGTGGACTGAACGCCTGTGTAAATCCTAAGGAAGCCTGGGTGAAGAGGCATCTTCTTTGGCTGAG CCAAAAGCTCAAGAGGATGTCGATGTGA